In Solanum stenotomum isolate F172 chromosome 6, ASM1918654v1, whole genome shotgun sequence, one DNA window encodes the following:
- the LOC125869292 gene encoding ribonuclease 3-like protein 3, with product MEMDNNLDYLFGSMEIQPCSSTLDQSENQDLSENKVTLEWKKFVEELQEVVGYKFKNVNLLYQAFTHSSFHREDECESYERLEYIGDSVLNLLIAKAHYFLYLDLAPGQLTRLRAANVDTEKLARVAAKYDFHKYLRHKKPLLKGQVEEFKDAMLEYPLHSSGLIDPPKVLADVVESLIGAIYIDCKFSMDITWQVVENLLQPMITLENLETHPVTKFYEACQRNGWSVKLIDTWEKTGEIEVFAGKFAGKGKFSGKKLIALNRAAHNAYCEIVKNLKTTCDNYNCNEAQD from the exons ATGGAGATGGATAATAATTTAGATTATCTTTTTGGTTCGATGGAAATACAACCCTGCTCTAGTACACTTGATCAAAGCGAAAATCAAGATCTATCGGAAAACAAGGTAACTCTTGAATGGAAGAAGTTTGTGGAAGAATTACAAGAGGTAGTGGGGTACAAATTCAAGAATGTTAATTTGTTGTATCAAGCTTTTACTCATTCTTCATTTCATCGAGAAGATGAGTGTGAATCATACGAAAGGCTTGAATACATAGGTGACTCGGTGCTAAATCTATTGATAGCAAAGGCTCATTATTTTCTATACCTTGATTTGGCTCCGGGACAGTTGACCCGGCTACGGGCAGCTAACGTTGACACCGAAAAACTTGCTAGGGTAGCCGCCAAATATGACTTTCATAAGTATTTACGGCACAAGAAACCTCTACTTAAGGGTCAA GTAGAAGAATTCAAAGATGCAATGCTTGAGTACCCTTTGCATTCATCAGGACTTATTGATCCCCCAAAGGTGCTGGCTGATGTTGTGGAATCCCTCATTGGTGCCATTTATATTGACTGCAAGTTCTCCATGGACATAACTTGGCAG GTGGTAGAAAATTTGTTGCAACCTATGATTACTCTAGAAAATCTAGAGACTCATCCAGTTACAAAATTCTATGAGGCTTGCCAAAGAAATGGATGGAGTGTTAAACTTATCGATACATGGGAAAAAACCGgagaaattgaagtttttgcTGGTAAATTTGCCGGCAAGGGAAAATTTAGTGGCAAGAAATTAATTGCTCTAAATAGGGCTGCACATAATGCATATTGTGAAATTGTCAAAAACTTGAAAACTACTTGTGATAATTATAATTGTAATGAAGCTCAAGACTAA
- the LOC125869284 gene encoding cytochrome b561 and DOMON domain-containing protein At5g47530-like, whose product MDTKLLTSNLVLFSSILLTLFTFSYGQNCSTHQFTNNNLFSTCNPLPVLNSFLHWTYHPDNHTVDLAYRHGGVTESSWVAWALNLDGTGMAGCQSLIAFRNSSGQIHAYTSPITGYGTTLTEGALSFGVPRISAEFVRSEMIIFATLELPINRTSFTQVWQNGQVSGQTLQEHQTSGDNMRSVGTVDFASGQTSAGAGGGISASARQRRRNIHGVLNAVSWGVLMPMGAIFARYLKVFKSANPAWFYLHAGCQTVAYAVGVAGWGTGLKLGSDSVGIRFDTHRNIGITLFCLGTLQVFALLLRPKPDHKFRLYWNIYHHVTGYTVIILSIINVFEGFDALGGQKNWKKAYIGVIIFLGAIAVLLEAITWFIVIKRKKTSVSDKYPHGNGTNGYASRSHDQTA is encoded by the exons atggATACTAAGCTCTTAACAAGTAATTTGGTGTTGTTTTCATCAATCTTGTTAACTCTATTTACTTTTTCATATGGTCAAAATTGTTCAACTCATCAATTCACAAACAACAATCTTTTTTCCACTTGTAACCCTCTCCCTGTTCTCAACTCTTTTCTTCACTGGACTTACCACCCTGATAATCACACAGTAGATCTTGCTTATAGACATGGTGGTGTTACAGAATCTTCTTGGGTAGCTTGGGCTTTGAATCTTGATGGTACAGGAATGGCAGGATGTCAAAGTTTGATTGCTTTTAGAAATTCTAGTGGACAAATTCATGCTTACACTTCACCTATTACTGGTTACGGTACTACCTTGACAGAGGGTGCTTTGAGTTTTGGTGTGCCTAGAATTTCAGCAGAGTTTGTACGGAGTGAGATGATTATCTTTGCCACTTTAGAGCTTCCTATTAATAGGACTAGTTTTACTCAGGTGTGGCAAAATGGTCAAGTTTCTGGACAAACTTTACAAGAACATCAAACAAGTGGTGATAACATGAGGAGTGTTGGAACTGTGGATTTTGCTAGTGGACAGACCTCAGCTGGTGCTGGTGGAGGTATATCAGCTAGTGCTAGACAGCGTCGAAGAAAC ATTCATGGAGTGCTAAATGCAGTTAGTTGGGGTGTTTTGATGCCAATGGGTGCTATATTTGCAAGGTATTTGAAAGTGTTCAAGTCAGCTAATCCAGCTTGGTTTTATCTACATGCTGGTTGTCAAACTGTTGCTTATGCTGTTGGTGTTGCTGGATGGGGCACTGGTCTCAAACTTGGTAGTGATTCTGTTGGAATTAGATTTGACACTCACAGAAACATTGGAATCACTCTCTTCTGCCTTGGAACTCTTCAG GTTTTTGCTTTGCTACTGAGGCCAAAGCCAGACCACAAGTTCAGACTCTACTGGAACATCTACCACCATGTTACTGGATACACTGTGATCATTCTCAGCATCATCAATGTATTTGAAGGATTTGATGCTTTAGGTGGACAGAAAAACTGGAAAAAGGCATACATTGGAGTGATCATATTCTTGGGAGCCATTGCTGTTCTATTGGAAGCCATTACTTGGTTCATTGtcattaaaaggaaaaaaacatcAGTCTCTGACAAATATCCTCATGGCAATGGCACTAATGGATATGCCAGCAGGTCTCATGACCAGACCGCGTAA